One Setaria viridis chromosome 3, Setaria_viridis_v4.0, whole genome shotgun sequence DNA window includes the following coding sequences:
- the LOC117850126 gene encoding BRCA1-associated RING domain protein 1 isoform X1, protein MPATHVSVMVKTFGEMDSGTVDVLNRGQMQSQVFKRGQMRSNVLKRRQMQSDELTRQFNSITKPSLAGATKASLLKRNKTGPNQLSYRESNVSTKHVLSKDIGGTTELKRLQTPINLFEDECIFCHSFRTDEEIHGPMVYYVKGRLVSIEEGNLSKAIYVHKKCLMWAPEVCWDFESNIVENLESEIRRASRLRCARCGLQGAALGCYYKHCRKSFHIPCAVQIIDCRWDVDKRNVLCPKHVSKTLPCDKLSTHTKENDHSSSLCQSQCSQEDYLFTDFEEEGQQSDQLKTTCSFLPVGQCTDKEGKIDDHHREKQQTDQLNTSNASSLPQSTYIDKEADNHQRKNQQTDHFKILNPSCLPQNQSSQKEGTSTNSSRDGQQIDQLDSSGSSSLQLGQHSDEEGISKNHERDDQRTHKRNTSNFPSLPKSCHPYEEGISNVYKREEIKAYRADTSSCPSDQLVLLGLSLSASEKDSLQEFVRWSNGKLMKEWDKNVTHVIVGKGPGSSWNRSFEVLMAVLLGKWVIHFEWIMDCSSEMRPRPEASYEVTSSMDSLKTMDGPKKGRIRAATGAPNLFSGLRFRLSAYMNPDGRHRVRDLIAAAGGKVLEGGFLDPPLECFDGSSSVKPYFVFDGDVPGEFALGTLLKEVEEARKHAAAGARVISHQRVLDAVAAYDAEILNR, encoded by the exons ATGCCTGCTACTCATGTCAGCGTAATGGTCAAGACATTCGGAGAAATGGATAGTGGTACTGTTGATGTCCTTAATCGAGGCCAAATGCAGAGCCAAGTCTTTAAGCGAGGTCAAATGCGGAGCAATGTCCTTAAGCGACGTCAAATGCAGAGCGACGAATTGACCAGACAATTTAACTCTATAACTAAACCCAGCCTTGCTGGGGCAACAAAG GCATCGCTGTTGAAGCGAAATAAGACAGGGCCAAATCAGCTTTCGTATAGAGAAAGCAATGTATCTACAAAACATGTCTTGTCCAAAGACATTGGAGGTACTACTGAATTGAAGAGACTGCAAACTCCAATCAACTTATTTGAAGATGAATGCATTTTTTGCCATTCGTTTAGAACGGATGAGGAG ATTCATGGTCCGATGGTATATTATGTAAAGGGAAGACTTGTGTCCATTGAAgagggcaacttatcaaaggccATCTACGTCCATAAGAAATGCCTGATGTG ggCTCCTGAAGTATGCTGGGACTTTGAGTCTAACATTGTTGAGAACTTGGAGTCAGAAATTAGGCGTGCTTCAAGACTGAGATGTGCAAGATGTGGACTCCAGGGAGCAGCCCTTGGTTGTTATTATAAACATTGCAGAAAGAGTTTTCACATTCCATGTGCAGTTCAGATAATTGATTGCCGCTGGGATGTT GATAAACGTAATGTGCTGTGCCCTAAACATGTTTCAAAGACACTACCATGTGATAAGCTGAGTACACATACAAAGGAGAATGACCATTCTTCTTCCTTGTGTCAAAG CCAATGTTCACAAGAAGATTATCTTTTCACTGATTTCGAAGAGGAAGGCCAACAATCTGATCAGCTTAAAACCACATGTTCATTCTTGCCTGTGGG CCAATGTACAGACAAGGAAGGGAAAATTGATGATCATCATAGGGAAAAACAACAAACAGATCAGCTTAACACTTCAAATGCTTCATCGTTGCCTCAGAG CACATATATAGACAAGGAAGCTGACAATCATCAAAGGAAAAATCAACAAACAGATCATTTTAAGATTTTGAATCCTTCCTGCTTGCCTCAGAA CCAAAGTTCTCAAAAAGAAGGAACTTCCACCAATAGCTCAAGGGATGGCCAACAAATAGATCAGCTTGACAGCTCAGGTTCCTCTTCCTTGCAATTGGG TCAGCATTCAGACGAGGAAGGAATTTCTAAGAATCATGAAAGGGATGATCAACGAACGCATAAGCGTAACACCTCAAATTTTCCCTCCTTGCCTAAGAG CTGTCATCCATATGAAGAAGGAATTTCCAATGTTTACAAAAGGGAAGAAATAAAAGCATATCGGGCTGACACATCAAGCTGCCCTTCTGATCAGTTGGTTTTGCTTGGTTTGTCTTTAAGCGCGTCAGAGAAG GATTCCTTGCAGGAGTTTGTACGTTGGTCCAACGGGAAGCTGATGAAAGAGTGGGACAAAAATGTGACTCATGTCATTGTGGGCAAAGGTCCTGGTAGCTCATGGAACAGATCATTTGAAGTCCTCATGGCAGTACTGCTGGGGAAATGGGTTATCCATTTTGAAT GGATCATGGACTGCTCCTCAGAGATGCGTCCACGTCCAGAAGCTTCTTATGAGGTAACATCCAGCATGGATTCACTCAAAACAATGGACGGGCCGAAGAAGGGAAGAATCCGAGCAGCCACAGGG GCACCGAATCTGTTCTCGGGACTGCGCTTCCGCCTCAGCGCCTACATGAACCCTGACGGCAGGCACCGCGTGCGAGACCTCATCGCAGCCGCCGGAGGGAAGGTCCTGGAGGGAGGATTTCTGGACCCGCCACTCGAATGCTTTGACGGCTCTTCTTCGGTGAAGCCGTACTTCGTCTTCGACGGCGACGTTCCTGGAGAATTTGCCCTGGGCACGCTGCtgaaggaggtggaggaggcgaggaaGCACGCGGCTGCGGGTGCGCGGGTGATCAGCCACCAGAGGGTGCTGGATGCCGTCGCGGCATACGACGCCGAGATCCTCAACCGCTGA
- the LOC117850126 gene encoding BRCA1-associated RING domain protein 1 isoform X4 — protein sequence MPATHVSVMVKTFGEMDSGTVDVLNRGQMQSQVFKRGQMRSNVLKRRQMQSDELTRQFNSITKPSLAGATKASLLKRNKTGPNQLSYRESNVSTKHVLSKDIGGTTELKRLQTPINLFEDECIFCHSFRTDEEIHGPMVYYVKGRLVSIEEGNLSKAIYVHKKCLMWAPEVCWDFESNIVENLESEIRRASRLRCARCGLQGAALGCYYKHCRKSFHIPCAVQIIDCRWDVDKRNVLCPKHVSKTLPCDKLSTHTKENDHSSSLCQSQCSQEDYLFTDFEEEGQQSDQLKTTCSFLPVGQCTDKEGKIDDHHREKQQTDQLNTSNASSLPQSQSSQKEGTSTNSSRDGQQIDQLDSSGSSSLQLGQHSDEEGISKNHERDDQRTHKRNTSNFPSLPKSCHPYEEGISNVYKREEIKAYRADTSSCPSDQLVLLGLSLSASEKDSLQEFVRWSNGKLMKEWDKNVTHVIVGKGPGSSWNRSFEVLMAVLLGKWVIHFEWIMDCSSEMRPRPEASYEVTSSMDSLKTMDGPKKGRIRAATGAPNLFSGLRFRLSAYMNPDGRHRVRDLIAAAGGKVLEGGFLDPPLECFDGSSSVKPYFVFDGDVPGEFALGTLLKEVEEARKHAAAGARVISHQRVLDAVAAYDAEILNR from the exons ATGCCTGCTACTCATGTCAGCGTAATGGTCAAGACATTCGGAGAAATGGATAGTGGTACTGTTGATGTCCTTAATCGAGGCCAAATGCAGAGCCAAGTCTTTAAGCGAGGTCAAATGCGGAGCAATGTCCTTAAGCGACGTCAAATGCAGAGCGACGAATTGACCAGACAATTTAACTCTATAACTAAACCCAGCCTTGCTGGGGCAACAAAG GCATCGCTGTTGAAGCGAAATAAGACAGGGCCAAATCAGCTTTCGTATAGAGAAAGCAATGTATCTACAAAACATGTCTTGTCCAAAGACATTGGAGGTACTACTGAATTGAAGAGACTGCAAACTCCAATCAACTTATTTGAAGATGAATGCATTTTTTGCCATTCGTTTAGAACGGATGAGGAG ATTCATGGTCCGATGGTATATTATGTAAAGGGAAGACTTGTGTCCATTGAAgagggcaacttatcaaaggccATCTACGTCCATAAGAAATGCCTGATGTG ggCTCCTGAAGTATGCTGGGACTTTGAGTCTAACATTGTTGAGAACTTGGAGTCAGAAATTAGGCGTGCTTCAAGACTGAGATGTGCAAGATGTGGACTCCAGGGAGCAGCCCTTGGTTGTTATTATAAACATTGCAGAAAGAGTTTTCACATTCCATGTGCAGTTCAGATAATTGATTGCCGCTGGGATGTT GATAAACGTAATGTGCTGTGCCCTAAACATGTTTCAAAGACACTACCATGTGATAAGCTGAGTACACATACAAAGGAGAATGACCATTCTTCTTCCTTGTGTCAAAG CCAATGTTCACAAGAAGATTATCTTTTCACTGATTTCGAAGAGGAAGGCCAACAATCTGATCAGCTTAAAACCACATGTTCATTCTTGCCTGTGGG CCAATGTACAGACAAGGAAGGGAAAATTGATGATCATCATAGGGAAAAACAACAAACAGATCAGCTTAACACTTCAAATGCTTCATCGTTGCCTCAGAG CCAAAGTTCTCAAAAAGAAGGAACTTCCACCAATAGCTCAAGGGATGGCCAACAAATAGATCAGCTTGACAGCTCAGGTTCCTCTTCCTTGCAATTGGG TCAGCATTCAGACGAGGAAGGAATTTCTAAGAATCATGAAAGGGATGATCAACGAACGCATAAGCGTAACACCTCAAATTTTCCCTCCTTGCCTAAGAG CTGTCATCCATATGAAGAAGGAATTTCCAATGTTTACAAAAGGGAAGAAATAAAAGCATATCGGGCTGACACATCAAGCTGCCCTTCTGATCAGTTGGTTTTGCTTGGTTTGTCTTTAAGCGCGTCAGAGAAG GATTCCTTGCAGGAGTTTGTACGTTGGTCCAACGGGAAGCTGATGAAAGAGTGGGACAAAAATGTGACTCATGTCATTGTGGGCAAAGGTCCTGGTAGCTCATGGAACAGATCATTTGAAGTCCTCATGGCAGTACTGCTGGGGAAATGGGTTATCCATTTTGAAT GGATCATGGACTGCTCCTCAGAGATGCGTCCACGTCCAGAAGCTTCTTATGAGGTAACATCCAGCATGGATTCACTCAAAACAATGGACGGGCCGAAGAAGGGAAGAATCCGAGCAGCCACAGGG GCACCGAATCTGTTCTCGGGACTGCGCTTCCGCCTCAGCGCCTACATGAACCCTGACGGCAGGCACCGCGTGCGAGACCTCATCGCAGCCGCCGGAGGGAAGGTCCTGGAGGGAGGATTTCTGGACCCGCCACTCGAATGCTTTGACGGCTCTTCTTCGGTGAAGCCGTACTTCGTCTTCGACGGCGACGTTCCTGGAGAATTTGCCCTGGGCACGCTGCtgaaggaggtggaggaggcgaggaaGCACGCGGCTGCGGGTGCGCGGGTGATCAGCCACCAGAGGGTGCTGGATGCCGTCGCGGCATACGACGCCGAGATCCTCAACCGCTGA
- the LOC117850126 gene encoding BRCA1-associated RING domain protein 1 isoform X5: protein MPATHVSVMVKTFGEMDSGTVDVLNRGQMQSQVFKRGQMRSNVLKRRQMQSDELTRQFNSITKPSLAGATKASLLKRNKTGPNQLSYRESNVSTKHVLSKDIGGTTELKRLQTPINLFEDECIFCHSFRTDEEIHGPMVYYVKGRLVSIEEGNLSKAIYVHKKCLMWAPEVCWDFESNIVENLESEIRRASRLRCARCGLQGAALGCYYKHCRKSFHIPCAVQIIDCRWDVDKRNVLCPKHVSKTLPCDKLSTHTKENDHSSSLCQSQCSQEDYLFTDFEEEGQQSDQLKTTCSFLPVGQCTDKEGKIDDHHREKQQTDQLNTSNASSLPQSSQKEGTSTNSSRDGQQIDQLDSSGSSSLQLGQHSDEEGISKNHERDDQRTHKRNTSNFPSLPKSCHPYEEGISNVYKREEIKAYRADTSSCPSDQLVLLGLSLSASEKDSLQEFVRWSNGKLMKEWDKNVTHVIVGKGPGSSWNRSFEVLMAVLLGKWVIHFEWIMDCSSEMRPRPEASYEVTSSMDSLKTMDGPKKGRIRAATGAPNLFSGLRFRLSAYMNPDGRHRVRDLIAAAGGKVLEGGFLDPPLECFDGSSSVKPYFVFDGDVPGEFALGTLLKEVEEARKHAAAGARVISHQRVLDAVAAYDAEILNR, encoded by the exons ATGCCTGCTACTCATGTCAGCGTAATGGTCAAGACATTCGGAGAAATGGATAGTGGTACTGTTGATGTCCTTAATCGAGGCCAAATGCAGAGCCAAGTCTTTAAGCGAGGTCAAATGCGGAGCAATGTCCTTAAGCGACGTCAAATGCAGAGCGACGAATTGACCAGACAATTTAACTCTATAACTAAACCCAGCCTTGCTGGGGCAACAAAG GCATCGCTGTTGAAGCGAAATAAGACAGGGCCAAATCAGCTTTCGTATAGAGAAAGCAATGTATCTACAAAACATGTCTTGTCCAAAGACATTGGAGGTACTACTGAATTGAAGAGACTGCAAACTCCAATCAACTTATTTGAAGATGAATGCATTTTTTGCCATTCGTTTAGAACGGATGAGGAG ATTCATGGTCCGATGGTATATTATGTAAAGGGAAGACTTGTGTCCATTGAAgagggcaacttatcaaaggccATCTACGTCCATAAGAAATGCCTGATGTG ggCTCCTGAAGTATGCTGGGACTTTGAGTCTAACATTGTTGAGAACTTGGAGTCAGAAATTAGGCGTGCTTCAAGACTGAGATGTGCAAGATGTGGACTCCAGGGAGCAGCCCTTGGTTGTTATTATAAACATTGCAGAAAGAGTTTTCACATTCCATGTGCAGTTCAGATAATTGATTGCCGCTGGGATGTT GATAAACGTAATGTGCTGTGCCCTAAACATGTTTCAAAGACACTACCATGTGATAAGCTGAGTACACATACAAAGGAGAATGACCATTCTTCTTCCTTGTGTCAAAG CCAATGTTCACAAGAAGATTATCTTTTCACTGATTTCGAAGAGGAAGGCCAACAATCTGATCAGCTTAAAACCACATGTTCATTCTTGCCTGTGGG CCAATGTACAGACAAGGAAGGGAAAATTGATGATCATCATAGGGAAAAACAACAAACAGATCAGCTTAACACTTCAAATGCTTCATCGTTGCCTCAGAG TTCTCAAAAAGAAGGAACTTCCACCAATAGCTCAAGGGATGGCCAACAAATAGATCAGCTTGACAGCTCAGGTTCCTCTTCCTTGCAATTGGG TCAGCATTCAGACGAGGAAGGAATTTCTAAGAATCATGAAAGGGATGATCAACGAACGCATAAGCGTAACACCTCAAATTTTCCCTCCTTGCCTAAGAG CTGTCATCCATATGAAGAAGGAATTTCCAATGTTTACAAAAGGGAAGAAATAAAAGCATATCGGGCTGACACATCAAGCTGCCCTTCTGATCAGTTGGTTTTGCTTGGTTTGTCTTTAAGCGCGTCAGAGAAG GATTCCTTGCAGGAGTTTGTACGTTGGTCCAACGGGAAGCTGATGAAAGAGTGGGACAAAAATGTGACTCATGTCATTGTGGGCAAAGGTCCTGGTAGCTCATGGAACAGATCATTTGAAGTCCTCATGGCAGTACTGCTGGGGAAATGGGTTATCCATTTTGAAT GGATCATGGACTGCTCCTCAGAGATGCGTCCACGTCCAGAAGCTTCTTATGAGGTAACATCCAGCATGGATTCACTCAAAACAATGGACGGGCCGAAGAAGGGAAGAATCCGAGCAGCCACAGGG GCACCGAATCTGTTCTCGGGACTGCGCTTCCGCCTCAGCGCCTACATGAACCCTGACGGCAGGCACCGCGTGCGAGACCTCATCGCAGCCGCCGGAGGGAAGGTCCTGGAGGGAGGATTTCTGGACCCGCCACTCGAATGCTTTGACGGCTCTTCTTCGGTGAAGCCGTACTTCGTCTTCGACGGCGACGTTCCTGGAGAATTTGCCCTGGGCACGCTGCtgaaggaggtggaggaggcgaggaaGCACGCGGCTGCGGGTGCGCGGGTGATCAGCCACCAGAGGGTGCTGGATGCCGTCGCGGCATACGACGCCGAGATCCTCAACCGCTGA
- the LOC117850126 gene encoding BRCA1-associated RING domain protein 1 isoform X3, with product MVKTFGEMDSGTVDVLNRGQMQSQVFKRGQMRSNVLKRRQMQSDELTRQFNSITKPSLAGATKASLLKRNKTGPNQLSYRESNVSTKHVLSKDIGGTTELKRLQTPINLFEDECIFCHSFRTDEEIHGPMVYYVKGRLVSIEEGNLSKAIYVHKKCLMWAPEVCWDFESNIVENLESEIRRASRLRCARCGLQGAALGCYYKHCRKSFHIPCAVQIIDCRWDVDKRNVLCPKHVSKTLPCDKLSTHTKENDHSSSLCQSQCSQEDYLFTDFEEEGQQSDQLKTTCSFLPVGQCTDKEGKIDDHHREKQQTDQLNTSNASSLPQSTYIDKEADNHQRKNQQTDHFKILNPSCLPQNQSSQKEGTSTNSSRDGQQIDQLDSSGSSSLQLGQHSDEEGISKNHERDDQRTHKRNTSNFPSLPKSCHPYEEGISNVYKREEIKAYRADTSSCPSDQLVLLGLSLSASEKDSLQEFVRWSNGKLMKEWDKNVTHVIVGKGPGSSWNRSFEVLMAVLLGKWVIHFEWIMDCSSEMRPRPEASYEVTSSMDSLKTMDGPKKGRIRAATGAPNLFSGLRFRLSAYMNPDGRHRVRDLIAAAGGKVLEGGFLDPPLECFDGSSSVKPYFVFDGDVPGEFALGTLLKEVEEARKHAAAGARVISHQRVLDAVAAYDAEILNR from the exons ATGGTCAAGACATTCGGAGAAATGGATAGTGGTACTGTTGATGTCCTTAATCGAGGCCAAATGCAGAGCCAAGTCTTTAAGCGAGGTCAAATGCGGAGCAATGTCCTTAAGCGACGTCAAATGCAGAGCGACGAATTGACCAGACAATTTAACTCTATAACTAAACCCAGCCTTGCTGGGGCAACAAAG GCATCGCTGTTGAAGCGAAATAAGACAGGGCCAAATCAGCTTTCGTATAGAGAAAGCAATGTATCTACAAAACATGTCTTGTCCAAAGACATTGGAGGTACTACTGAATTGAAGAGACTGCAAACTCCAATCAACTTATTTGAAGATGAATGCATTTTTTGCCATTCGTTTAGAACGGATGAGGAG ATTCATGGTCCGATGGTATATTATGTAAAGGGAAGACTTGTGTCCATTGAAgagggcaacttatcaaaggccATCTACGTCCATAAGAAATGCCTGATGTG ggCTCCTGAAGTATGCTGGGACTTTGAGTCTAACATTGTTGAGAACTTGGAGTCAGAAATTAGGCGTGCTTCAAGACTGAGATGTGCAAGATGTGGACTCCAGGGAGCAGCCCTTGGTTGTTATTATAAACATTGCAGAAAGAGTTTTCACATTCCATGTGCAGTTCAGATAATTGATTGCCGCTGGGATGTT GATAAACGTAATGTGCTGTGCCCTAAACATGTTTCAAAGACACTACCATGTGATAAGCTGAGTACACATACAAAGGAGAATGACCATTCTTCTTCCTTGTGTCAAAG CCAATGTTCACAAGAAGATTATCTTTTCACTGATTTCGAAGAGGAAGGCCAACAATCTGATCAGCTTAAAACCACATGTTCATTCTTGCCTGTGGG CCAATGTACAGACAAGGAAGGGAAAATTGATGATCATCATAGGGAAAAACAACAAACAGATCAGCTTAACACTTCAAATGCTTCATCGTTGCCTCAGAG CACATATATAGACAAGGAAGCTGACAATCATCAAAGGAAAAATCAACAAACAGATCATTTTAAGATTTTGAATCCTTCCTGCTTGCCTCAGAA CCAAAGTTCTCAAAAAGAAGGAACTTCCACCAATAGCTCAAGGGATGGCCAACAAATAGATCAGCTTGACAGCTCAGGTTCCTCTTCCTTGCAATTGGG TCAGCATTCAGACGAGGAAGGAATTTCTAAGAATCATGAAAGGGATGATCAACGAACGCATAAGCGTAACACCTCAAATTTTCCCTCCTTGCCTAAGAG CTGTCATCCATATGAAGAAGGAATTTCCAATGTTTACAAAAGGGAAGAAATAAAAGCATATCGGGCTGACACATCAAGCTGCCCTTCTGATCAGTTGGTTTTGCTTGGTTTGTCTTTAAGCGCGTCAGAGAAG GATTCCTTGCAGGAGTTTGTACGTTGGTCCAACGGGAAGCTGATGAAAGAGTGGGACAAAAATGTGACTCATGTCATTGTGGGCAAAGGTCCTGGTAGCTCATGGAACAGATCATTTGAAGTCCTCATGGCAGTACTGCTGGGGAAATGGGTTATCCATTTTGAAT GGATCATGGACTGCTCCTCAGAGATGCGTCCACGTCCAGAAGCTTCTTATGAGGTAACATCCAGCATGGATTCACTCAAAACAATGGACGGGCCGAAGAAGGGAAGAATCCGAGCAGCCACAGGG GCACCGAATCTGTTCTCGGGACTGCGCTTCCGCCTCAGCGCCTACATGAACCCTGACGGCAGGCACCGCGTGCGAGACCTCATCGCAGCCGCCGGAGGGAAGGTCCTGGAGGGAGGATTTCTGGACCCGCCACTCGAATGCTTTGACGGCTCTTCTTCGGTGAAGCCGTACTTCGTCTTCGACGGCGACGTTCCTGGAGAATTTGCCCTGGGCACGCTGCtgaaggaggtggaggaggcgaggaaGCACGCGGCTGCGGGTGCGCGGGTGATCAGCCACCAGAGGGTGCTGGATGCCGTCGCGGCATACGACGCCGAGATCCTCAACCGCTGA
- the LOC117850126 gene encoding BRCA1-associated RING domain protein 1 isoform X2, with translation MPATHVSVMVKTFGEMDSGTVDVLNRGQMQSQVFKRGQMRSNVLKRRQMQSDELTRQFNSITKPSLAGATKASLLKRNKTGPNQLSYRESNVSTKHVLSKDIGGTTELKRLQTPINLFEDECIFCHSFRTDEEIHGPMVYYVKGRLVSIEEGNLSKAIYVHKKCLMWAPEVCWDFESNIVENLESEIRRASRLRCARCGLQGAALGCYYKHCRKSFHIPCAVQIIDCRWDVDKRNVLCPKHVSKTLPCDKLSTHTKENDHSSSLCQSQCSQEDYLFTDFEEEGQQSDQLKTTCSFLPVGQCTDKEGKIDDHHREKQQTDQLNTSNASSLPQSTYIDKEADNHQRKNQQTDHFKILNPSCLPQNSQKEGTSTNSSRDGQQIDQLDSSGSSSLQLGQHSDEEGISKNHERDDQRTHKRNTSNFPSLPKSCHPYEEGISNVYKREEIKAYRADTSSCPSDQLVLLGLSLSASEKDSLQEFVRWSNGKLMKEWDKNVTHVIVGKGPGSSWNRSFEVLMAVLLGKWVIHFEWIMDCSSEMRPRPEASYEVTSSMDSLKTMDGPKKGRIRAATGAPNLFSGLRFRLSAYMNPDGRHRVRDLIAAAGGKVLEGGFLDPPLECFDGSSSVKPYFVFDGDVPGEFALGTLLKEVEEARKHAAAGARVISHQRVLDAVAAYDAEILNR, from the exons ATGCCTGCTACTCATGTCAGCGTAATGGTCAAGACATTCGGAGAAATGGATAGTGGTACTGTTGATGTCCTTAATCGAGGCCAAATGCAGAGCCAAGTCTTTAAGCGAGGTCAAATGCGGAGCAATGTCCTTAAGCGACGTCAAATGCAGAGCGACGAATTGACCAGACAATTTAACTCTATAACTAAACCCAGCCTTGCTGGGGCAACAAAG GCATCGCTGTTGAAGCGAAATAAGACAGGGCCAAATCAGCTTTCGTATAGAGAAAGCAATGTATCTACAAAACATGTCTTGTCCAAAGACATTGGAGGTACTACTGAATTGAAGAGACTGCAAACTCCAATCAACTTATTTGAAGATGAATGCATTTTTTGCCATTCGTTTAGAACGGATGAGGAG ATTCATGGTCCGATGGTATATTATGTAAAGGGAAGACTTGTGTCCATTGAAgagggcaacttatcaaaggccATCTACGTCCATAAGAAATGCCTGATGTG ggCTCCTGAAGTATGCTGGGACTTTGAGTCTAACATTGTTGAGAACTTGGAGTCAGAAATTAGGCGTGCTTCAAGACTGAGATGTGCAAGATGTGGACTCCAGGGAGCAGCCCTTGGTTGTTATTATAAACATTGCAGAAAGAGTTTTCACATTCCATGTGCAGTTCAGATAATTGATTGCCGCTGGGATGTT GATAAACGTAATGTGCTGTGCCCTAAACATGTTTCAAAGACACTACCATGTGATAAGCTGAGTACACATACAAAGGAGAATGACCATTCTTCTTCCTTGTGTCAAAG CCAATGTTCACAAGAAGATTATCTTTTCACTGATTTCGAAGAGGAAGGCCAACAATCTGATCAGCTTAAAACCACATGTTCATTCTTGCCTGTGGG CCAATGTACAGACAAGGAAGGGAAAATTGATGATCATCATAGGGAAAAACAACAAACAGATCAGCTTAACACTTCAAATGCTTCATCGTTGCCTCAGAG CACATATATAGACAAGGAAGCTGACAATCATCAAAGGAAAAATCAACAAACAGATCATTTTAAGATTTTGAATCCTTCCTGCTTGCCTCAGAA TTCTCAAAAAGAAGGAACTTCCACCAATAGCTCAAGGGATGGCCAACAAATAGATCAGCTTGACAGCTCAGGTTCCTCTTCCTTGCAATTGGG TCAGCATTCAGACGAGGAAGGAATTTCTAAGAATCATGAAAGGGATGATCAACGAACGCATAAGCGTAACACCTCAAATTTTCCCTCCTTGCCTAAGAG CTGTCATCCATATGAAGAAGGAATTTCCAATGTTTACAAAAGGGAAGAAATAAAAGCATATCGGGCTGACACATCAAGCTGCCCTTCTGATCAGTTGGTTTTGCTTGGTTTGTCTTTAAGCGCGTCAGAGAAG GATTCCTTGCAGGAGTTTGTACGTTGGTCCAACGGGAAGCTGATGAAAGAGTGGGACAAAAATGTGACTCATGTCATTGTGGGCAAAGGTCCTGGTAGCTCATGGAACAGATCATTTGAAGTCCTCATGGCAGTACTGCTGGGGAAATGGGTTATCCATTTTGAAT GGATCATGGACTGCTCCTCAGAGATGCGTCCACGTCCAGAAGCTTCTTATGAGGTAACATCCAGCATGGATTCACTCAAAACAATGGACGGGCCGAAGAAGGGAAGAATCCGAGCAGCCACAGGG GCACCGAATCTGTTCTCGGGACTGCGCTTCCGCCTCAGCGCCTACATGAACCCTGACGGCAGGCACCGCGTGCGAGACCTCATCGCAGCCGCCGGAGGGAAGGTCCTGGAGGGAGGATTTCTGGACCCGCCACTCGAATGCTTTGACGGCTCTTCTTCGGTGAAGCCGTACTTCGTCTTCGACGGCGACGTTCCTGGAGAATTTGCCCTGGGCACGCTGCtgaaggaggtggaggaggcgaggaaGCACGCGGCTGCGGGTGCGCGGGTGATCAGCCACCAGAGGGTGCTGGATGCCGTCGCGGCATACGACGCCGAGATCCTCAACCGCTGA